In Chryseobacterium salivictor, the DNA window TCGGTGCGGATTTCCTTTAAAACTCTTTTTTGGGCATTGGTCAGTTCAAAAGGAATGAATTCGTTATAAAACTGATTGAAATTTTCGCCGATTTTCGGGAAAGGATTTCCAGCTACGGACGCTTTATGATGTTGCTTTTTTAAACCATAACCTAACTGAAAGAAAAAGGCCTCTTCAAACTTGACCCTGTTTTCAGCATGTCGAAAGTGAACGAGATCTTTCGGGAAATGAATATGGTATAAAGCCGGAATTCTGCCAATTAAGTTCAAGCTTTTCATTAAAGAACCGGGTAGGTTTTCAGAAACTAAATTGGGAAGGTTTTTAACAATATCAGCAATTACCGTTTGAAAGAACTTGTTATTTAATCCCCGTTTGGAGAGTTTTTCACTGCCGGGATAAATCGGCAGGAGCGTTCCTGAAAGGGCTTTCTTTTCATCGGCTTCAATTTCGGGATGGGGCATTGAGAAAATCCCGTTGAATTCATTGATTTTACCAAACACGAAAATTTCCTGATTGAGGGGAATTTGTTCTTTCATCCATTTTGAATACCGAAACCACACGAGATCCAGCGTTCCCGAATCATCACGGAATTTAGCCGTTAATCTCTTCTGACCTTTGCCGTATGCCACTTCCTGAATATCGGTAATCTTTCCTTTAAACTGAATTTCAGCATCGGGTTCTGTTCTTAAATCACCTATTTTATGAACCTTGCTTTTATCGATATATCTTAAAGGATAAAAAGTTAGAAAATCTTCCACGGTCGTAAATCCCAAAACATTTTTAATGAATTTGGCGCGTTCGGGACCGATTCCCTTTAAAAATTCTATAGGAGTTTCTAAAGTCAAGATTGAAATAAAGGCGTGTTGAAAGTCAAGGAGCGAATTTCGTTAAAATAAGAAAGACTTCCAAAAAATATTTGAAAGTCTTCTTTAATGTTATTTAAGAATCACCGCTAATCTTTGATACTTGATTTGAATTTTTTCTGATAATTTTCCCATTGTGCGCGGGTGTTTATCTTTTTATATTCATTGTTTGCGATAAATGGAATATAGGGCTCTAATTCTTTGGCAGTTAAGGCTCCCTGTAAAATGGTGATGGGATTTCCGGTTTCATCCAGAAAAACCGTCGATGGTATTGCATTGACATTCATGTATTTGGTGAAATCATGCATCGCATTTTTTTTATTTCCGCTATCAAATTCAGTATTGGTAAAAGTTCTGCCAA includes these proteins:
- a CDS encoding thioredoxin family protein; its protein translation is MKKTVLLLSILITFFASSQVRWMTLEEAVNAQKTVPKKILINFYTDWCAPCKIMEKNTYNQPVIANYLNENYYPVKFDAEGKEHIEVFGRTFTNTEFDSGNKKNAMHDFTKYMNVNAIPSTVFLDETGNPITILQGALTAKELEPYIPFIANNEYKKINTRAQWENYQKKFKSSIKD